One genomic region from Deltaproteobacteria bacterium encodes:
- a CDS encoding class I SAM-dependent methyltransferase yields the protein MPRTEPFDAHSDRYDAWFEKNSAAYDDELEAIRQVLPSPLGLALEVGVGSGKFAVPLGIRIGLEPSTIMARKADSLGIHVARGTAEDLPFPDNEFDVVLMVTTICFVDDIRSSFKEAHRVLRPGGGIIVGFVDKESALGKRYEQNRDASVFYKDATFFSAPEVCAHLRTTGFTNLEFRQTLLEPATSPRVRNGFGQGAFVAIRGMK from the coding sequence ATGCCCAGGACAGAACCCTTCGACGCGCATAGTGACAGATACGACGCGTGGTTCGAAAAAAACAGCGCGGCCTATGACGATGAACTGGAAGCCATCCGCCAGGTGTTGCCCTCGCCCCTGGGCCTCGCCCTGGAGGTGGGCGTGGGTTCCGGAAAATTCGCGGTGCCCCTGGGCATCCGGATCGGCCTGGAGCCATCCACGATAATGGCCCGCAAAGCCGACTCCCTGGGCATCCACGTCGCGCGCGGCACGGCCGAGGATTTGCCGTTTCCCGACAACGAATTCGATGTGGTCCTCATGGTCACGACCATCTGCTTCGTGGACGACATTCGCTCGTCATTTAAAGAAGCGCACCGGGTATTGCGGCCCGGCGGCGGCATCATTGTCGGATTTGTCGATAAGGAAAGCGCCCTTGGCAAACGTTACGAACAAAACCGCGACGCCAGCGTTTTCTACAAAGACGCGACCTTTTTCTCGGCTCCGGAAGTGTGCGCGCACCTGCGCACCACGGGCTTCACGAACCTTGAATTCAGGCAGACCCTGCTTGAGCCGGCAACATCGCCGCGCGTTCGGAATGGATTCGGCCAAGGCGCGTTTGTCGCGATCAGAGGCATGAAATGA
- a CDS encoding phosphopentomutase: MRRVCLIVLDSLGVGGAPDAARYGDAGADTLGHIALACAQGRAETGRSGPLSLPTLAGLGLGLAAELATGVLPPGLAPRGPVLGRHGCATEESLGKDTPSGHFEMTGAPVREPWGYFEAATNSIPAGLLDRLIARADLPGVLGNCKASGTDILVRLGREHIASGKPIVYTSVDSVLQIAAHETYFGLERLLGVCRVARELVDAYRIARVIARPFVGEEETGFVRTGNRRDFSMPAPGLTVLDLLCAAGGEVVAVGKVADIFAHRGVTRSIKAVGPDQLLDATLAAWDNAREMSLIMTNFVDFDSVHGHRRDVSGYARALEAFDARLPELLGRLGPGDLCILTADHGCDPTWPGTDHTRERVPILAFGPDIRPGSMGRRALADVGATVAAFLGLAAPATGFTFVDSGEVPSRRTEIS; encoded by the coding sequence ATGCGCCGCGTCTGTCTGATCGTGCTCGATTCCCTGGGCGTGGGCGGGGCGCCGGACGCGGCCCGTTATGGCGACGCGGGCGCGGATACCCTGGGTCACATTGCCCTGGCCTGCGCCCAGGGCCGGGCCGAGACCGGCCGTTCCGGGCCGCTCTCTCTGCCGACGTTGGCCGGTCTTGGGCTTGGCTTGGCGGCGGAACTGGCCACGGGCGTCCTGCCGCCGGGATTGGCACCGCGCGGCCCGGTTCTCGGGCGCCATGGCTGTGCCACCGAGGAAAGTCTGGGCAAGGACACGCCCAGCGGCCATTTCGAGATGACCGGTGCGCCGGTGCGCGAGCCCTGGGGGTATTTCGAGGCCGCGACAAACTCCATTCCCGCCGGGTTGCTGGACCGCTTGATCGCGCGGGCCGATCTGCCCGGCGTGCTCGGCAACTGCAAGGCCTCGGGCACGGATATCCTGGTTCGTCTGGGCCGCGAGCACATCGCCAGCGGCAAGCCCATTGTCTACACCTCCGTGGATTCCGTTCTCCAGATCGCGGCGCATGAAACGTATTTCGGGCTGGAACGCCTGCTTGGCGTCTGTCGCGTGGCCCGCGAGCTGGTCGACGCATATCGCATCGCCCGGGTCATTGCCCGGCCCTTCGTGGGCGAGGAGGAAACGGGCTTTGTGCGCACGGGCAACCGTCGTGATTTTTCCATGCCCGCGCCGGGGCTGACGGTGCTCGACCTGTTGTGCGCGGCCGGCGGCGAGGTCGTGGCCGTGGGCAAGGTGGCCGATATCTTCGCCCATCGGGGCGTGACCCGGTCCATCAAGGCCGTGGGTCCGGATCAGCTTTTGGACGCGACCCTGGCCGCCTGGGACAACGCGCGGGAAATGAGCCTGATCATGACCAATTTTGTTGATTTTGATTCGGTTCATGGTCATCGTCGCGACGTGAGCGGCTATGCCCGCGCCCTGGAAGCCTTCGACGCGCGGCTGCCCGAGCTGCTGGGCCGCCTGGGGCCTGGGGATTTGTGCATTCTGACGGCGGATCACGGTTGCGATCCGACCTGGCCCGGCACGGATCATACCCGGGAGCGGGTGCCGATTCTGGCCTTTGGCCCGGACATCCGTCCGGGGAGCATGGGCCGGCGCGCCCTGGCCGATGTCGGGGCGACCGTGGCCGCGTTTTTGGGCCTTGCCGCGCCCGCGACGGGATTCACCTTCGTGGATTCCGGGGAAGTACCTTCGAGGAGGACAGAGATTTCATGA
- the deoC gene encoding deoxyribose-phosphate aldolase → MSVSMSQARQMVSLLDLTNLAGNAAVADIESLCARAGGPHGHVAAVCVFSRFLPQARGALAKNGLAGVRLATVANFPGGDPDAAPVVAEIRSCLARGADEVDVVLPYRAFLAGQTRTVREFLVACRAACAGRCLKVILETGVLAEPALIRAASLLAVECGADFLKTSTGKVAVHATPEAARIMLEVIASQGGRVGFKASGGLKSAVQAQSYVDLAGAILGPDWVSPATFRLGASGLLDDLLAILNSSPDPCAASV, encoded by the coding sequence ATGTCCGTTTCCATGAGTCAGGCGCGGCAAATGGTGTCGCTTCTGGATCTGACCAATCTTGCCGGCAACGCCGCTGTTGCCGATATCGAGTCCTTGTGCGCCAGGGCCGGCGGCCCGCACGGGCACGTCGCCGCTGTCTGTGTTTTTTCCCGTTTTTTGCCCCAGGCCAGGGGTGCCCTGGCAAAGAACGGTCTTGCCGGTGTGCGTCTGGCCACCGTGGCCAATTTTCCGGGCGGCGATCCGGACGCGGCCCCGGTCGTGGCCGAAATCCGGTCGTGTCTGGCCCGTGGCGCGGACGAGGTGGACGTGGTTTTGCCGTACAGGGCGTTTTTGGCTGGCCAGACCCGGACCGTGCGGGAATTTTTGGTGGCCTGTCGGGCGGCCTGCGCCGGACGCTGCCTGAAAGTCATTCTGGAAACAGGCGTTTTGGCCGAGCCGGCATTGATCCGCGCGGCCAGCCTCCTGGCTGTCGAATGTGGCGCGGATTTCCTGAAAACCTCCACCGGCAAGGTCGCGGTCCACGCCACGCCCGAAGCGGCCCGGATCATGCTGGAGGTCATCGCCAGCCAGGGCGGGCGGGTGGGCTTCAAGGCTTCGGGCGGACTGAAAAGCGCGGTCCAGGCCCAGTCTTATGTCGATTTGGCCGGAGCCATTCTTGGGCCGGATTGGGTGTCTCCAGCCACCTTCCGTCTTGGGGCAAGCGGGCTTTTGGATGATTTGCTGGCCATTCTGAATTCCTCGCCAGACCCATGCGCCGCGTCTGTCTGA
- a CDS encoding AI-2E family transporter, with protein MTPVFSPDPNSVWDRLTPTLVRLLVWGGVFSVLFILRSFFLLLFFTFVFGYIQNRGVNWLERFVPNRPFRTVLVASLFLGVLVAVGVFLVPRAKEQTVLFVAQIPDYVDRLDQELVDLSARYPWLRNVVPELDPESFESHTLNGSRVGSLVQQLFGISAVQDGQHNFNQLLELVRGVGGSVAAIASAFLLALLFSFLIVLDLPRLTASVRSLKNTKLDFIYREVSGSIHDFANVLGRSLEAQFMIAVINSVLTAVGVALLGLGPKMAFLTVIVFLCSFIPVLGVFISSVPICLVALQTSGLTTMLLAIVMITVIHLVEGYILNPKIYGSYMRINPVIVLVILTIGAKLFHVWGLVLGVPICTYIFGHVIRREAAVEETAGDANG; from the coding sequence ATGACGCCCGTATTCAGTCCCGATCCGAATTCAGTGTGGGATCGGTTGACGCCGACCCTGGTCCGCCTTTTGGTCTGGGGCGGCGTTTTTTCCGTGCTGTTCATCCTGCGTTCCTTTTTTTTGCTGCTCTTTTTCACCTTCGTGTTCGGCTATATCCAGAATCGCGGCGTGAACTGGCTGGAGCGGTTCGTCCCCAACAGACCCTTCCGCACGGTGCTCGTGGCAAGCCTGTTTCTGGGCGTGCTGGTTGCCGTGGGCGTGTTCTTGGTGCCGCGCGCCAAGGAACAAACCGTGCTGTTCGTGGCTCAGATCCCGGACTACGTGGATCGCCTGGATCAGGAATTGGTGGATTTGAGCGCCCGGTATCCCTGGCTGCGTAACGTGGTGCCGGAGCTCGATCCCGAATCCTTCGAGAGCCATACGCTGAATGGTTCGCGGGTCGGATCGTTGGTGCAACAGCTGTTCGGGATTTCCGCCGTGCAGGACGGACAGCACAATTTCAACCAGCTCCTGGAATTGGTCCGGGGCGTGGGCGGGAGCGTGGCGGCCATTGCCTCGGCCTTTTTGCTGGCCCTGCTGTTTTCGTTTCTGATCGTGCTCGATCTGCCGCGTCTGACCGCCAGCGTCCGTTCCCTGAAAAATACCAAGCTCGATTTCATTTACCGCGAGGTATCCGGCAGTATCCACGATTTCGCCAATGTTCTGGGCCGTTCCCTGGAAGCGCAGTTCATGATCGCGGTCATTAACTCCGTGCTGACCGCTGTCGGCGTGGCGCTTTTGGGGCTGGGCCCGAAGATGGCCTTTCTGACGGTCATCGTCTTTTTGTGCAGCTTCATTCCCGTGCTCGGGGTGTTCATCAGTTCCGTGCCCATCTGTCTGGTCGCCCTGCAGACGTCCGGGCTGACGACCATGCTCCTGGCCATCGTCATGATCACGGTCATCCATCTTGTGGAAGGCTACATTCTCAATCCCAAGATTTACGGTTCCTACATGCGCATCAATCCGGTCATCGTGCTCGTCATCCTGACCATCGGCGCTAAGCTGTTTCATGTCTGGGGACTGGTTCTGGGCGTGCCCATCTGCACCTATATTTTCGGCCATGTCATCCGACGCGAAGCCGCTGTCGAGGAAACGGCCGGAGACGCCAACGGCTGA
- a CDS encoding CGGC domain-containing protein — protein sequence MKIGIIICDRYKNCAGGKCLRSMRNREGAFDIYDKDISLELVGYTSCGGCPGGNIEYAAIEMLKNGVEAIHFATGFIVGYPPCPHIAYFKNFIEQKFSIPVVYGTHPIPENYLSTHNALQTWNTQEWAAIIQPTMADEKLRRLYD from the coding sequence ATGAAAATCGGCATCATCATCTGTGATCGGTACAAAAACTGCGCGGGTGGAAAATGCTTGCGCTCCATGCGCAATCGGGAAGGGGCTTTTGATATCTACGACAAGGACATTTCACTTGAACTCGTGGGATACACCAGCTGTGGTGGCTGTCCCGGCGGCAACATCGAGTATGCGGCCATCGAAATGCTCAAAAACGGCGTCGAAGCCATCCATTTCGCCACGGGATTTATCGTCGGTTATCCACCGTGTCCGCACATTGCGTACTTCAAAAATTTCATTGAACAAAAATTCAGCATCCCGGTTGTTTACGGAACACACCCGATTCCGGAAAACTACCTCAGCACCCACAACGCCCTGCAAACATGGAATACCCAGGAATGGGCGGCCATCATCCAGCCCACGATGGCCGATGAAAAACTGCGGCGGCTCTACGACTAG